In Methanofervidicoccus sp. A16, the sequence AATTATTTTTAACAGCAGATGATTTGGAAAAAATTGAAAGGATGAGTACTTCCACATTTATAGAGGATCCTGAGAATATTCGTCTATTTATGGAGGCTATCAAGATAAGATATGGATACCTCTTTAACCCACTGCTTGCGGTATGTGTCTCTAACATAGATCCTCTGCCCCATCAGATAGAGGCTGTTTATAAGTATATTCTTAGAGAGCCTCGTATAAGAACACTTCTGGCAGATGATGCAGGTGCGGGAAAAACTATAATGGCTGGTCTTGTTATAAAGGAGTTAAAAATGAGAGGGATGGTAGAGAGAATATTGGTGGTTGCACCGGGACATTTAAAGGAGCAGTGGAGGAGGGAGTTGTGGGAAAAGTTTTACGAATCCTTTAAGGTTATTGATAGAGGGGATTTTAGGGAGGAGGATGGAGACAACCCATGGGAGAGGTACAACCAGGTGATAACCTCTATAGACTTTGCAAAGCAGGAGGATATTCTTAAGAGTTTGGAGGAGGTGTCCTGGGATCTCGTTGTGGTGGATGAGGCCCATAAGATGGCTGCATATATATACGGTAAAAGGCGGAAGGAGACGGACCGTTATAAACTTGGGAAGGTTTTATCCAAGACCTCTGATCATCTCTTATTTTTAACTGCAACACCTCATAAAGGAGATCCTGAAAACTTTAAGTTACTTATGGATCTATTAATGCCTGGATTCTTTCCAGATTATGAGAGTTTGGAGAATTTCCTGAAAAATAGAGATAGTGCCCTATTTATAAGGAGGTTGAAGGAAGATTTAAGAGACTGTGATGGGAGGCCTCTATTTACAAAGAGATATCCTATAACTGTAAAGTTCAATCTTTCAGATAAGGAGTTGGAACTTTATTACAAGGTTACTCAGTACGTGCTAAAGATATACAACAAGATAGGAGTAGAATATCCTAGGAGGGGGAACATAGCCTTTGCCCTTACGATCCTCCAGAGGAGAATGGCATCAAGTACCTATGCTTTATTACAATCCCTTAGGAGGAGAAGGAAGAGGTTGGAGGAGTTGTTAAAGGAGGGATCAACTTATAGGCATGCATGGGATGTAGATGTGGATTTTGAGGATGATATCGATGATGAAGAGAGGTGGAGAAGGGAAGAAAAATGGGAAGTTCTAACTGTGGCGGAAAATATAGAGGAGTTAAAAGAAGAGATAAAGACACTAGAAAAACTTATTGAACTATGTGAGGAGATCTTAGAAGAAGAGGAGGAGGTAAAACTTAAGGAACTTAAAAAGACTATTGGTAGAATATTTAGGGGCCTAGATGGAAAGAATACTAATTCCAAGATTCTCATATTCACAGAGTCAAAGGATACCTTGGATTATCTTGTAGAGAAGTTGAAGGGATGGGGTTATAAGGTTACTTGTATTCACGGTGGAATGAAAATGATGGAGAGAATTGAAAGGATGAGGGAGTTTCAGGAGAAGAGTGAGATAATGGTTGCCACTGAGGCTGCTGGAGAGGGTATTAACTTACAGTTCTGTAATGTAATGATAAACTACGACATTCCCTGGAACCCCAACAGGCTTGAACAGAGGATGGGGAGGATACATAGGTATGGACAACGTAGAGATGTGTATATATTCAACTTTGTTGCAGGAAATACTCAGGAGGGGAAGGTGCTTATAAGACTATTGGAGAAACTTAAGGAGATCAGGGATATACTTGGGCGAGATAGAGTATTTGATGTTATAGGAGAGATACTGGCACATGAGAAGATAGATCTACCTGAACTTATCCTTAAGGCTGTACTTGAGGGAAGGAGTGTAGAGGAGGAGATTGAGAGGTTAAAGTGCAGTGAGGGGGTAAAGAGGGTGGTAAGTGGTGACATAGTTAACAAACCTACAGATATTCATGAGATTAAAGAGATGATGGAGAAGGCTAGGAAGAGATTGGATGTGGAAGATATAGAGAGGTTTTTTAAAAGAGCCTTTGAGAAAGCAGGAGGTAGGCTCACTGAGGATGGGGGTATTATAGTCATAAATAATAGTATATTTGGAAAAATACCTGAGAAGATAAGGAAGATCGGGGAGAGTGAGGAGTTTAAGAAGAAGTTTGGTAAGTTGAAAGAGGATTATCCAAAGATAACATTTAGGAGGGGTATTGCAGTAGATAAAAATGTAGAGTTTATAACCTTTGGACACCCTCTCTTTGAGGCTGTACTTGAATGGACATTGAGAGAATTTAAGAAGGGAGCGGGGGAAGGAGGAGTATTTAGAGATCCCTCTGGGAGATTGAATGGATATATTGGGTTCTATATAGGGGAGATAGAGAATGGTAAGGGAAAGGTTGTAGGTAGGAAGGTCTTTGGAATATATATACCTAAGGAAGGTGGAGGGTTTGAGGAAGTGGATTTTGATGTATTTCAGCGTCTTCTTCCAGTAGGGGCTAGTAGTAGTCTAAAATTTAGAAGTTATTACGAAGAGAGGTTACTATCTAGTGCTATAGATGTGATGGTTAGATTCAGGGAGGATATTCTTGAGGAGAGGAAAAAGGTTGTAGAGATAAAAGAGAAGGGCTGGGAACATTTTCAAAATGAATATACAGGTTTAGATGGGAATGATAAATGGGAGAAATATATAGAGTCCTGGAAGAAACTTAATGAGGAGACAGAGAAAGAGTTGAACCTTTCGATATCTAAACTAGAGGTTTTAACTGTTATCAGAGTGGTGCCTTACGAAGATATAGAGGATGATGATGAGGAGGTGTTAGAAGAAGATATGTCAGAGAATAGAGAGATCGAGGAGATAGGGATGAAGATTGCTATAGAATTTGAGAGGTTCGAGGGGCGAAAACCTGAAGATGTTTCACGGGATAATTTAGGTTACGATATACGTTCAGTAGGTAAAGATGGGGAAGTTCGATATATAGAGGTCAAAGGAAGAGTAGGAGAGGGAGATGTTGCTCTAACTTATAATGAATGGCTTAAGGCTAAGGAGTTGGGAGATAGGTACTATCTCTATGTTGTAAGTAATGCCCCGACAGATCCAACATTGTATATAATAAGGGATCCTGCCAAGAAGATAGAACCTGTGAAAAAGGTTGAAATCAGTACTAAGATGATAGTACCTGCAGAGGAATGGAAGAAAAAGAAAGAGAAAGTATGGAAGAAAAATTTGATATTAAAATAATAAAAATAATTAAAATATTATTTAATTTTAAAGTGATACTATGGAAGATAAAAGATATATCGAGAAAACATTTCCCATAAGGGAGGTAGGGGAGATCTCTGCAAAGGAGAAGAACATCAGGCACGGCCATATATCTACACTTCATATATGGTGGGCTAGGAGACCTCTGGCAGTCTCCAGAGCTGTAAATTACGCCTCTTTAATTCCTGCTCCAGAGGATCTCTTGGAGGAGGAAAAGAGGAGGCAGTTTATTATAGACCTGGCTAAATGGGAGAATTCGCTCAACATGACTTATATTGACAAGGGGAGGAGGGATATTCTCTCTGCAAATGACGGGGTGCCTCCAAAGGTATTGGATCCCTTTGGAGGTGGAGGTGCTATACCTTTAGAGGCTTTAAGGCTAGGCTGTGAGGTTCATACCTTAGACTACAACCCAGTTGCAACATTGATATTGAAGTGTACTCTTGAGTATCCCCAGAAGTACGGGAGTAAGGTGGATAAGGAGGAGTTTGTAGATAGAAGTGTAAGTCCTCTGGTTAGGGATGTAGAAAAATGGGGTAATTGGGTTTTAGAGGAATCTAAGAAGGAGATAGGTAAGTTCTACCCTCCAGATGAGGACGGCTATATCCCTGTAGGGTATATTTGGGCTAGGATATTACCCTGTCAGAATCCCCTCTGTGAGGCGGAGATACCACTGATGAGACAGTTCTGGCTGGCGAAGAAGAGTAATAAGAAGGTGGCACTGTATCCCTATGTAGAGGATGGGGAGGTTAAGTTCAGGATTGTTGGAGATGGGTACGAGGAGTGGCCCGAAGGTTTCGATCCCTCCAAGGGGACAGTTTCAAGGGCTATAGTGACCTGTCCAGTGTGTGGTTATACCATAGATGGAAATACTACTAGGAGGTTGTTCCAGGAGGGGAAGGCTAGGGAGAGGTTAGTTGCAGTGGTTTTGCATAAACCTGGGAGGAGTGGGAAGAGGTACAGGATAGGGACGGAGAGGGATATTGAGGTGTTCAGGGAGGCTAAGAGGTACTTAGAGGAGAAGAGGGAGAGGTTGATGGAGAAGTGGTGGATGGATCCTGTGCCTGATGAGGAGATGAATCAGGAGGATCCTAATACAGTTGCAGGGAGAGGGTATGGGTTTAAGAGATGGGGGGATCTCTTCAATTCTAGGCAGAAGTTGGCACTGATAACATTTACAGAGAAGGTTAGACTGGCTTATGAGAAGATGATTGAGGAGGGTTATGAGAAAGAGTATGCTAAGGCGGTGGCGAGTTATTTGGCGTTGGGAGTGAGTAGGTTAGCCGACTATAACTCTTCTTTAACTGTTTGGGCTGTTGCAGGGGAGTTTATAGCCCATACCTTTGGAAGGCAGGCATTACCTATGGTATGGGATTATTTTGAACTAAACCCATGGAGTGAATCTACTGGAGATTGGAATTCATCAATAGATTGGATTATTAAAGTCCTATCCCACCTAACCCAAATCCCCCCAGTAAAACGCCAAAAAAAACCCATTATCCCAAAGATATCCCAAACATCAGCAACAGAGATACCCTATCCAGATAACTACTTCGATGCAGTAATTACAGATCCACCTTACTACAATAATATCAACTATGCTGAACTATCAGATTTCTTCTACGTTTGGCTAAAGAGGAGTGTAGGAGATCTCTATCCAGATCTATTTATAACACCATTAACACCAAAAACCAAAGAAATAGTTGTAAATCCTGTAAGGCATAAGGGAGAGAAAGAGGCAAAGAAATTCTTCGAGGAGATGCTCAAAAAAGCATTTAAAGAAATATCAAGAGTACTAAAACCCAACGGAATAGCAGTAATAGTATATACCCACAAATCCACAGAGGGCTGGGAGACTGTTATCAAATCACTCTTAGACTCGGATCTCCTCGTTACCATGTGCTGGCCCATAGATACAGAGATGAGAGCAAGACTTATAGCAAAGGACTCAGCAGCTTTAAGATCCTCCATCTACATCGTATGCAGAAAGATCGAAAGAAAAAACATCGGCTGGCTACAGGAAATAAAGAAAGAGTTAAGGGAACATATCCCTAAAAAACTAGATCGACTATGGAATGAAGGTGTCAGGGGGGCAGATTACTTCATCTCCGCAATAGGCTCTGGAATAGAGGTATTCGGAAAATATAAGGAGATCAGAGACTATGAAGGTAATAAGATAGACATATCCCAGATGCTAGAGATTCTCCGAGATATGGTTACAGACTATGCAGTAAGAAGAATACTCCACAACGGTATATCCCAGGAGTTGTCGCCCCTTACAAGGTTCTACATACTCTGGAGATGGAGTTATAGAGAGTCCAGGGTACACTACGATGACGCCAGAAAACTAGCCCAATCTGTAGGACTCTCCCTAGAAAGAGAGTGGAACAGAGGATTCATAAAGAGGGAGAAAGAGTACATTAGAGTTTTAGGACCTCAAGATAGAAAACTAAACGAAATAAAAGTAAGGGACCTTATAGACGAGATACACAAGGCTCTACTCCTCTGGAGACATAACAGAAAAGACGAACTCCTAGAACTCTTAGAAAACAGTAGATACCTAAGTAATGGGGTATTCTACCAGGTGGCACAGGCTATCTCCGAGACCCTCCCAATAGACAGTACAGAGAAAAGACTACTGGACGGATTCCTAAGTGGAATAGATAGGTTAATAAGAGAGGTAGAAGATATTAAAGAGCAGAAGAAACTAACTGATTACTAAAAGGTGTTTAATATGAAGGCATTCAATCAGATAGCCATACCCCATGAGGATATAAGGGAAGGAAGGCTAACGATGGATATCTTCGCTGCCGATCTCTGGCAGGTGGTAAAAGGTACGGCACCGAGGGACTACCAAGATCCAGATGTCTTCTTTAGAAAGACCCACATCACAAAGGGTTTAAAAAATATCTTAGAAGTTGCAGAATCGAGACTTAAGGGAAGGGGAGGGGATGCAGTTATCCAACTACATACGCCCTTTGGAGGGGGTAAGACCCATACATTAATTGCACTCTACCACAAGGCAAAAGAGTGGGGAGCCAATGTTGTAGTATTTGAAGGTACAAACTTCGATGCAAAGGAGACGAGGATATGGGAGGAGTTAGAGAGACAACTGACAGGGAAAGTTGAGATAACCAAGGGAAACACCTCCCCAGGGAAGGAGAAACTTATTAAAATCCTTTCAGAAAATGCACCGGTACTGATACTGATAGATGAACTCTTGGAGTATGTAACGAAGGCTGCAGGAGTAAGGGTTGGAGATTCAAATTTAGCCTCTCAGACATACGCCTTTATCCAGGAGTTAACTGAAGCAGTATCTGCCCTTGGAAACACTATGTTAGTTTTAACACTCCCATCAAGTAATTTAGAACAGTACGATGAATATGCAGAGATAGCACTTAACAGACTTCAGAGGATTGTAGGAAGGACCGAAAGAATATATACGCCAGTAAGTGATGATGACATCGTCCATGTAGTGATAAAGAGACTCTTTAGCAAAATCGACAGGGAGGAGGCTAAGAAAATTGTAGATGACTTTGTAGATTACATAGAAAATGAGGGAATCCTCTCCAAGGAGGAGGCTACCCACTATAGAGAGAAGTTCTTAGAGAGTTATCCCTTTAAACCAGAGGTAATAGAGATACTTTACAAGAGATGG encodes:
- a CDS encoding helicase-related protein, giving the protein MPIKEGDIVKGLFWDEPFKVVKISGKGRGVYIVGYKIHSRIWKELFLTADDLEKIERMSTSTFIEDPENIRLFMEAIKIRYGYLFNPLLAVCVSNIDPLPHQIEAVYKYILREPRIRTLLADDAGAGKTIMAGLVIKELKMRGMVERILVVAPGHLKEQWRRELWEKFYESFKVIDRGDFREEDGDNPWERYNQVITSIDFAKQEDILKSLEEVSWDLVVVDEAHKMAAYIYGKRRKETDRYKLGKVLSKTSDHLLFLTATPHKGDPENFKLLMDLLMPGFFPDYESLENFLKNRDSALFIRRLKEDLRDCDGRPLFTKRYPITVKFNLSDKELELYYKVTQYVLKIYNKIGVEYPRRGNIAFALTILQRRMASSTYALLQSLRRRRKRLEELLKEGSTYRHAWDVDVDFEDDIDDEERWRREEKWEVLTVAENIEELKEEIKTLEKLIELCEEILEEEEEVKLKELKKTIGRIFRGLDGKNTNSKILIFTESKDTLDYLVEKLKGWGYKVTCIHGGMKMMERIERMREFQEKSEIMVATEAAGEGINLQFCNVMINYDIPWNPNRLEQRMGRIHRYGQRRDVYIFNFVAGNTQEGKVLIRLLEKLKEIRDILGRDRVFDVIGEILAHEKIDLPELILKAVLEGRSVEEEIERLKCSEGVKRVVSGDIVNKPTDIHEIKEMMEKARKRLDVEDIERFFKRAFEKAGGRLTEDGGIIVINNSIFGKIPEKIRKIGESEEFKKKFGKLKEDYPKITFRRGIAVDKNVEFITFGHPLFEAVLEWTLREFKKGAGEGGVFRDPSGRLNGYIGFYIGEIENGKGKVVGRKVFGIYIPKEGGGFEEVDFDVFQRLLPVGASSSLKFRSYYEERLLSSAIDVMVRFREDILEERKKVVEIKEKGWEHFQNEYTGLDGNDKWEKYIESWKKLNEETEKELNLSISKLEVLTVIRVVPYEDIEDDDEEVLEEDMSENREIEEIGMKIAIEFERFEGRKPEDVSRDNLGYDIRSVGKDGEVRYIEVKGRVGEGDVALTYNEWLKAKELGDRYYLYVVSNAPTDPTLYIIRDPAKKIEPVKKVEISTKMIVPAEEWKKKKEKVWKKNLILK
- a CDS encoding DUF1156 domain-containing protein — encoded protein: MEDKRYIEKTFPIREVGEISAKEKNIRHGHISTLHIWWARRPLAVSRAVNYASLIPAPEDLLEEEKRRQFIIDLAKWENSLNMTYIDKGRRDILSANDGVPPKVLDPFGGGGAIPLEALRLGCEVHTLDYNPVATLILKCTLEYPQKYGSKVDKEEFVDRSVSPLVRDVEKWGNWVLEESKKEIGKFYPPDEDGYIPVGYIWARILPCQNPLCEAEIPLMRQFWLAKKSNKKVALYPYVEDGEVKFRIVGDGYEEWPEGFDPSKGTVSRAIVTCPVCGYTIDGNTTRRLFQEGKARERLVAVVLHKPGRSGKRYRIGTERDIEVFREAKRYLEEKRERLMEKWWMDPVPDEEMNQEDPNTVAGRGYGFKRWGDLFNSRQKLALITFTEKVRLAYEKMIEEGYEKEYAKAVASYLALGVSRLADYNSSLTVWAVAGEFIAHTFGRQALPMVWDYFELNPWSESTGDWNSSIDWIIKVLSHLTQIPPVKRQKKPIIPKISQTSATEIPYPDNYFDAVITDPPYYNNINYAELSDFFYVWLKRSVGDLYPDLFITPLTPKTKEIVVNPVRHKGEKEAKKFFEEMLKKAFKEISRVLKPNGIAVIVYTHKSTEGWETVIKSLLDSDLLVTMCWPIDTEMRARLIAKDSAALRSSIYIVCRKIERKNIGWLQEIKKELREHIPKKLDRLWNEGVRGADYFISAIGSGIEVFGKYKEIRDYEGNKIDISQMLEILRDMVTDYAVRRILHNGISQELSPLTRFYILWRWSYRESRVHYDDARKLAQSVGLSLEREWNRGFIKREKEYIRVLGPQDRKLNEIKVRDLIDEIHKALLLWRHNRKDELLELLENSRYLSNGVFYQVAQAISETLPIDSTEKRLLDGFLSGIDRLIREVEDIKEQKKLTDY